From the genome of Aspergillus oryzae RIB40 DNA, chromosome 4:
CACCATTCGTATCGTAAGATATGGATCTCCACCCTCTTCGCAAGCAAGGGAAGCCCGTTTTCGACGGGAGATAAAGCGGGTGGATTTGGGAGGGTCCCAATGACACTGCAATGAGTTAGTTGGGTGGAGTCTTGTCCATCCACGGAATGCCAGCGGGAGACCCCTACGATAAGGGAAACCCTCCGCATTCTTTGAACCTGCCATAATCATGGCATCACCCACTTCCCCTTCGGAATATAACACCAGCAGTACAACCCTGGTGCACATATTGTTTCATCTAGCAAGCAAATGTCAATGCAACGGCGTCATACCAAACGATGTCTATGAATCCCGTCGGAGGTTAATTAGCTCGTCATTCGCAACGGCAATCACCACAAATGGCGAGTCTGGTTTTACATTCCTCGGCAATGCCGGTTAAAACATCCAAGACATTCATCTGACTGCGCTTGCAGCGCTACAATAGCAAATAACTGTGAAATCTATGTCCCATGACCTTCTCACAGCGCAGCTTTTATCTTTCACAAAAACTCACTAGCATGGTTGTTTCTCAAGCGCTTTCCCATATCTTGCTCTTCATGCATACAGTTGTCTACCTCTGACGATCATCTACAGGCAGTCAAAATCACGACTCTCGCGTTCACTGGCTTCTGGGAATCCCAATCATCAGATCATGTCGCCATCTCGGTGATCTACTGGTTATGCTTGCCTAGTCAGTTTCTGACGTATGTAGGGTCCACTACATCCTTTGACTGCATTTGACGACCATACGACTCTCTTAATAATTTAGGTGTCTAGCGTGTCAACATATACCCAACCTGACCATTTCCGGTCTTCTCTTTCCGTTAGGCAGATAACCATCACCAGCTCTCTGACCGATGTGGGCTCCATAATGAGCGATTTAGATCCCTTGTCGCTTCCAATAGTTTCACATGCTTTTCAGCTTCCTCTCCGCGGTATTTGTGCTCTCAGGTTTTAGTCTATGGAGTCTATAAGACATGGCCTTAATGACCCATTCTCCGTCTATTTGAATAATACCTCAAGGTCCACTAGTATACATACCCTTCTGATGAAGGAGCCCTTATCAACTATCAAAAATCCACCTGGAAGGACGGCATTCCCACTAACTGTACCACATAGATATTTGAAGTTAGAGAATCAACGGCTGCTACCAACCATTCATGGGATCACTAAGGGTCCTGAATATTAGAAGAATACAATCATTACAGAACCTGTACATACTCCACTAGCCGTCATTTAGTATCATCCAATGAGAAGGACGACCGCATCGCCTGTGCTCTGAAACATGTCAAGATTACCACTAAATCATGACTGTCGTAGTGTCACAGTCTTACCTACCTATCAGACGTCATATCAACCTAGGGTTAGTATACGGCCAGAAATTCCTTCATTATTGAAGGATCCAGAGCACCACTATGTATGAGTAGCTCAGTCATTGTAAATAGCTTAAATAGCCAGAGCCAATCTCTTACAGTAGTCTCGTTATCCCCATTTCCACGCCCATCTGCAATAGTATATGAAACATACAAATTCTATCCATGCCAAGTGGACCTATACACGACCATATtataaacaaaaacaatagcaacaacaacaacttCATAAGAAACCCACAATCCACCCCAAcccccaaccaaccaacccatcaaGACCACATACACACAATGACCACCAACCACCACTCCAAGCAACCTGTACCAACCCACACCATCCACCCAATCTCCCCAGTCGACCTAACCCGGCTAACCCCCTCTCAACAAGCCATCTACAACTGTCTCCGCTCCCAAGGCTGGACCGACACACACTGCACCACCTGGCTACGAAGCACCGAGCACATGCAAGAGTCTCTATCCGGGTGGTTCCGCGCGCAGGGCTGGAGCGAGGAGCAGCTGCGGGCGTTTCGGGAGCGGTGCGAGGGGGACTTGCCGGTGGGTGTTGCGCCGCCGGTTACGGGGGATGATGGGTGGCAGGCGGAGTTTGATTTGCAGGGTAAGTTGCTTGGGGAGgcggggaggaggaagagggttGGAGAGGAGATGCgggttggttttggggttggggggaggagggggtcTAGGTAGTCATTGTGATGTGGTGGTGAAGGGTgcagaggaaggaagaggtgtgtgtgtatgtTGTTATTGattgtggatttggtggaTTGTCTTTGGGTTTGTCTTGTGGTTgcttttgtttgtttcagaTACCTTTATGTGCGAATAGTACGAACTACAGAGGGATGTGGCCCTATTATCTATTGATGCTCTAGGAATGTACATAttctggaagggaagaagtggaacAAGACAAGAATCACTTCTCTATATAGCTATTCACGCTTCCTATCAtgatgagagaagaggttcCGGGGTATGCTCAGAATATAATACAACAGGCTAAGCAGAGGTCTTGATGGTATCATGGCAATAGTAGCTCTAATATCAGACAagatagaaaacaaaagaagtgCTCTGTAGGTAAGGTAAACAGTTATACATGCATATATATCATTGATCAAAGTCATTACCGAGTTTTGTCTGTCTGACAACAATACAGTTACATATATCAACAAAGTAGCCCAATGATTTTTGGATTGTCCTCTGAGCCAGAGCAAGAAACCAATCATAGATAGAAGAAACGATGACAACGCCGGCAATGCATGAATCATCCCAACAAACAACAATGGTATAAATCGAATCCTACCGAGCCAACCCAACTGCATCTAGTAATTACTCCTCGTCGACTCTGGCGCGCTTGGAGCCACGGTCTTCACGATCGACTTCCTGAATGCCGTAGCGCTTCTGTCCAGCTCCGCCGGTGACGTCGGCAATCATACTGTCGATGCCGAAGGGATCAGTGGTGTCTTTCTCGAATTGAACAGGACCATCACGAGCCTGTTTCCTTTAGCAGTGATCCTATTACAGAGTTGACGAAGACCAATCAAGTTACTCACCTCGGCATCAGCGGCTCCACGGAAGCCTTCCTTGGCCTTACCCAGAACTTCAAATCGGTTCGACTTCTGAATCCTGCTCATTTCTCCCTCGGCACCACCctcgtcgtcgtcggcatCGACTTGGGCCCGGGGACGGTAGATGCTGTTGATGGCGTCCTGCGCAGCAAACAACGGCTTGTCATAAGGGTTATCCTCGTTGAATCCGGAGTCCATTCCACTCGTCTGATTAAACAGACGAGAATCCCACATAGTCTCGGAAGACTGAGTCGGTTTGGCCAATCCCAGAGCGACCTTCTCCGAGATATCACGATTCTGTTCACGGGCCATGGCCTGAATACGTCTCTCTGTACCCATTCTCGACTGACGGAGCTGTCTCTCGTTTTCCTGGCGGCGTTCGCGACGCATGCGCTCGCGCTCCCGGGCAGCTTGTTCGTCATCACTAGGAGTGCGAGACCGATCAGAGTACGGAGACGGACTGCGGCTGACACTGCGAGAACGAGAACGAGAGCGAGAAACGGCACGGGAGTCGCGGCGGCTGCTGGTAGCTCTCTCTTCGCGGGCCTTTTGGGCAAGTGCCCGCAGGTGTTCCTCCTTCTgcgccttttccttttccgcCAGCTTTTGCTGCATCTGAGCACGCAGTCTAACCTCCTCACGAGCATGTCTATCGGCAGTGAACAAAGCCTCAGCAAACTGAGCAAACTTATCGTTAATAGTAACATCCTGCAGACCACGACCATCTGCGGCCAAACGCTTATCGAGCGGAACCGTATAACCCTTGGGATTCTTCCAGTTCGACACGGGCGGTGGAATCTTCCAGGCCTCCTGATCTTCTGCCGTAAGCTTCCGCGGCGGCGAATGCATGATCGGCGGGGGCGGCGACGGCGGTCCACGAGGGATCTTCTTATGCTTGAACTTCGGCGGTTCCATGGGATCCTGCTGCCTTTCCACAATCTTCATGATCCGGTCATTCTTCCGAGAATTATCACCCATCTGGTTGGCAGGCGTATAACGAACAAAGGTCGGCTCCGCCCGACTACCACCTTTCACGTTCTTAGGCTTCTGTGCTGCGACAGCTCCCGACACCAAGTTCGCCAGCGcattcttcgtcttctccatctgctccgcgacttcctcttccgacgGCCGGTCAAGCGAGATTTCACCCATATCCACCCGCTGTCGGAGCGGAATCAAGTCCTTAAAGGAGGCGTGCACGATCCGGTTATCGCTGTGGCCTCGTCGCGCGATCGCATCGTATTTAACCTTTCCCTCTGCATCAACCTGGACAGCAAGTGCATTAGATGTCGATGATGAGCCTTTCCGGCCCATGTCAAGCGGATACTGTGCGACCAAAATCTCGGGGAACGCGCCACCGTCGCCAAAATCTTCGGGGGCTCGAGGACGCCATCCGGTACGGTTTCCATACGGGGGAGGGCCAGTTTTCTAAAGCGTAGATCATTAGCATCCCCAATAACACATATATCTCACATTCAAATAAATGAGGATGAACTCACCCTTAACACAATCTGAGACTCATCGATCTGGTCCGCGCCCACGACCCGCGGACCACGAGGCTGCGCGTGATGCGGaatctcctcatcctcgccgGTGTATTTCGGCTTTGGAAGGGATTTGAAAAGCCCCTCTGCAATGGAAGTCATTGTcgagggggggggggggggggaacTCTTGATAAGGTGATGGGGGAAGAGGAGTGATTGATAAGTTGAAAGTTCTAGTGGTGGTTGgatgctttttctctttttggcGGCGGGATTGCGGGAGTGGATTCTGTGGCGCCCCGTAGTGTCTTTTTCCTGTCGTCTCGTCGTCATTGTTTCCCGATTGGGAAGACGTCCGTTTTCATAGTTTATCACTAAATATCAACAAACATATCACCACTGCAGTACTGGTGTAGTAGGGTCAAGAAATCCCTCCGTATTTGCACGGAACATATGCCACGGCTGGGCTATTTTTTAGTTTCTCTTACCTTCCGTGAGCTTCTATAATCGTCTAATCCAACAATGACCAAGGGGTCTGATTATGTCTAAGAATCGTTAATGGAGCCAGTGACAAGTATTTGAGTTTCCTAGGCTCACAGTAATATACGAACGTAGCCATGAGAGACCATAGTTACGCCTAGGAGGACTAGGTAGTTAGAGGAGGGAGTTCCATTGAATAAAGTACACCAGGTACAACTAAACTGTCGCCATCACAGGCCCCCCATCGTATTTACCATCCAATATGCTCACTCCACAGTCAAATTGCAAAATCCTCATAGTATCCAGCGAGCATAGAGTCACCACTTATCCCCCGCAGCAGACAAGCCCAGCAAGTCAGCAAAAGCAGGTCTAGGGTTCGCTATGTGATATCAGCATCCCAAACGGACAAGTAACCAAAGCACGGAACACagacaagacaaagaaagcaaggaaagagcggaaaagaaaaagacataCCAA
Proteins encoded in this window:
- a CDS encoding uncharacterized protein (predicted protein): MTTNHHSKQPVPTHTIHPISPVDLTRLTPSQQAIYNCLRSQGWTDTHCTTWLRSTEHMQESLSGWFRAQGWSEEQLRAFRERCEGDLPVGVAPPVTGDDGWQAEFDLQGKLLGEAGRRKRVGEEMRVGFGVGGRRGSR
- a CDS encoding SKIP/SNW domain-containing protein (mRNA splicing factor/probable chromatin binding snw family nuclear protein); the protein is MTSIAEGLFKSLPKPKYTGEDEEIPHHAQPRGPRVVGADQIDESQIVLRKTGPPPYGNRTGWRPRAPEDFGDGGAFPEILVAQYPLDMGRKGSSSTSNALAVQVDAEGKVKYDAIARRGHSDNRIVHASFKDLIPLRQRVDMGEISLDRPSEEEVAEQMEKTKNALANLVSGAVAAQKPKNVKGGSRAEPTFVRYTPANQMGDNSRKNDRIMKIVERQQDPMEPPKFKHKKIPRGPPSPPPPIMHSPPRKLTAEDQEAWKIPPPVSNWKNPKGYTVPLDKRLAADGRGLQDVTINDKFAQFAEALFTADRHAREEVRLRAQMQQKLAEKEKAQKEEHLRALAQKAREERATSSRRDSRAVSRSRSRSRSVSRSPSPYSDRSRTPSDDEQAARERERMRRERRQENERQLRQSRMGTERRIQAMAREQNRDISEKVALGLAKPTQSSETMWDSRLFNQTSGMDSGFNEDNPYDKPLFAAQDAINSIYRPRAQVDADDDEGGAEGEMSRIQKSNRFEVLGKAKEGFRGAADAEARDGPVQFEKDTTDPFGIDSMIADVTGGAGQKRYGIQEVDREDRGSKRARVDEE